A genomic window from Halogeometricum borinquense DSM 11551 includes:
- a CDS encoding DUF5786 family protein, whose amino-acid sequence MGFGSYDESEQESQDYDQDLDENDGVATSENDHDGEVNFENGASNEELLDRLQEIKDN is encoded by the coding sequence ATGGGATTTGGGAGCTACGACGAGTCCGAGCAAGAGAGTCAAGACTACGACCAAGACCTTGACGAAAACGACGGCGTCGCAACTTCGGAGAACGACCACGACGGTGAGGTTAACTTCGAGAACGGCGCGTCGAACGAAGAGTTGCTGGACCGTCTGCAAGAGATCAAGGACAACTGA
- the phnC gene encoding phosphonate ABC transporter ATP-binding protein, with protein sequence MSTIEVTDLSKSYGDVQALDDVSFTIPDGEFVVLLGQSGAGKSTLLRCLNGITQPTEGSISIDGTEVLGPRDDVAMIFQQHYILEQMSAFSNALTGALGRTSFLRSLFGRYPDGDKQEALRALDTVGLLDEANQRAGNMSGGQQQRVGIARALVQEPNLLLADEPVASLDPASAETVMRYIRDAASERNLTTIASLHQVNIAREFGERFIGMKDGEIVFDGYREDFTVDVIDEIYGDIETEAIREEREVEA encoded by the coding sequence ATGAGTACGATAGAAGTAACGGACCTCAGTAAGTCGTACGGGGACGTACAAGCCCTCGACGATGTTTCGTTCACCATTCCGGACGGCGAGTTCGTCGTCCTCTTGGGACAGTCAGGAGCGGGGAAATCGACGCTTCTCCGCTGTCTCAACGGCATCACCCAACCAACCGAAGGGTCGATTTCGATAGACGGGACAGAGGTATTGGGTCCGCGAGACGACGTAGCGATGATCTTCCAACAACACTACATTCTCGAACAGATGAGTGCGTTCAGTAACGCGCTCACAGGTGCACTCGGTCGCACCTCGTTCCTCAGGAGCCTCTTCGGACGCTACCCCGACGGAGACAAACAAGAGGCGCTTCGCGCACTCGACACCGTCGGACTCCTCGACGAGGCGAATCAACGCGCCGGGAACATGAGCGGCGGGCAACAACAGCGAGTCGGTATCGCTCGTGCGTTGGTTCAGGAACCGAACCTCCTTCTCGCAGACGAACCAGTCGCCAGTCTCGACCCGGCCAGCGCCGAGACGGTGATGCGGTACATTCGAGACGCCGCGAGCGAGCGTAATCTGACCACTATCGCCAGCCTCCATCAGGTCAACATCGCCCGCGAGTTCGGTGAACGGTTCATCGGGATGAAAGACGGTGAAATCGTCTTCGACGGCTACCGCGAGGACTTCACCGTCGATGTCATCGACGAGATATACGGCGATATCGAAACCGAAGCGATCCGTGAAGAACGGGAGGTCGAAGCATGA
- a CDS encoding uracil-DNA glycosylase → MSDDEMDGLCVRECERCPELVESRSQIVNGVGPDDADLVFLGEAPGANEDEQGEPFVGRSGSVLDDALRDVGLARSDVRITNCVRCRPPENRDPTKTELGNCRGYLERELELLDPDLVVTLGKVPSEHLLDRSVAVTKEAGDVVDVRLGERLQRVLICVHPAATLYDRSQRDTFSDTIARAADLSGLADSADGQSSLGDF, encoded by the coding sequence ATGAGCGACGACGAGATGGATGGCCTCTGCGTCCGCGAGTGCGAACGATGCCCCGAACTCGTGGAGTCACGGAGTCAGATAGTCAACGGCGTCGGCCCTGACGACGCCGATTTGGTCTTCCTCGGCGAAGCGCCGGGTGCGAACGAGGACGAACAGGGCGAACCGTTCGTGGGCCGGTCGGGGAGCGTACTCGACGATGCCCTCCGCGACGTTGGTCTCGCCCGGTCGGACGTTCGCATCACGAACTGCGTCCGATGCCGCCCCCCGGAGAACCGCGATCCGACGAAAACAGAGTTGGGGAACTGCCGCGGTTACCTCGAACGTGAACTTGAGCTTCTTGACCCCGACCTCGTTGTTACGCTCGGCAAAGTCCCGTCTGAACACCTCCTCGACCGCTCGGTTGCTGTGACGAAAGAAGCGGGCGACGTGGTGGACGTCCGCCTCGGTGAACGGCTTCAACGTGTCCTCATCTGCGTCCATCCGGCAGCGACGCTGTACGACCGCAGTCAACGCGATACCTTCTCCGACACTATCGCGCGAGCGGCGGATCTTTCGGGTCTCGCGGACAGCGCGGACGGACAGTCGAGTCTCGGCGATTTCTAA
- the hisH gene encoding imidazole glycerol phosphate synthase subunit HisH, protein MSTTTPEKRETVASVVMVDYGLGNLRSARRGLERAGADVTVSDDPETFADADGIVLPGVGAFSEGMENAGPFREALAEAADRGQPIFGICLGMQMLLTSSEEADHAGEGEVEGLDFVPGRNVRFDEGQKVPHMGWNELHVQRDHPLVDGVDGEYAYFVHSYYAVPDDDGAVVATTDYGVEFPAIVANEAGNVFGTQFHPEKSGETGLQILRNFVELCADQ, encoded by the coding sequence ATGAGTACGACGACGCCCGAGAAACGGGAGACGGTGGCTTCCGTCGTCATGGTGGACTACGGTCTCGGTAACCTCAGAAGCGCCCGACGCGGCCTCGAACGCGCGGGTGCGGACGTGACCGTTTCGGACGACCCCGAAACGTTTGCCGATGCCGACGGCATCGTTCTTCCCGGCGTGGGAGCGTTCTCTGAGGGAATGGAGAACGCCGGGCCGTTCCGCGAGGCGCTGGCCGAGGCGGCGGACCGGGGGCAGCCAATCTTCGGCATCTGTCTTGGCATGCAGATGCTTCTGACCTCCTCGGAAGAAGCAGACCACGCGGGCGAGGGTGAAGTCGAGGGCCTCGACTTCGTTCCCGGTCGCAACGTCCGATTCGACGAGGGGCAGAAGGTACCGCACATGGGCTGGAACGAACTGCACGTCCAGCGGGACCACCCTCTCGTCGATGGAGTCGATGGAGAGTACGCGTACTTCGTCCACTCGTACTACGCCGTTCCGGACGACGATGGGGCAGTCGTCGCCACGACGGATTACGGCGTCGAGTTCCCCGCCATCGTCGCAAACGAGGCAGGCAACGTGTTCGGCACGCAGTTCCACCCCGAGAAATCCGGCGAGACCGGTCTGCAAATCCTCCGGAACTTCGTCGAACTCTGCGCCGACCAGTAG
- a CDS encoding MBL fold metallo-hydrolase, with product MEIVTVTDGAEQFTCNAYLVLGERNVLVDAGTMPGVETVVADHTDELDAVVLTHQHTDHIGELDAVLDRFDADLYAYGDHPRRDEALEDGDVLQMGEETFEVVYTPGHASDHISLVSEKRIFSGDVVVYNDGAFDNGSFGRTDMSGQSRERLVESLRTLLDRIPETVEELYAGHGDVFRSESGGDSVQDVIERALSRAERREPKYPDD from the coding sequence ATGGAAATCGTCACGGTCACAGACGGCGCGGAACAGTTCACCTGTAACGCGTATCTCGTCCTCGGCGAACGGAACGTACTAGTCGATGCCGGGACGATGCCCGGCGTCGAAACCGTCGTCGCCGACCACACCGACGAGTTAGACGCTGTCGTTCTCACGCATCAGCATACCGACCACATCGGCGAACTCGACGCCGTACTGGATCGATTCGACGCCGACCTGTACGCGTACGGAGACCACCCGCGACGCGACGAGGCACTCGAAGACGGCGACGTACTCCAGATGGGTGAAGAGACGTTCGAGGTCGTGTACACGCCGGGGCACGCCTCCGACCACATCTCACTCGTCAGCGAGAAACGAATCTTCAGTGGCGACGTAGTCGTCTACAACGACGGCGCATTCGACAACGGGAGTTTCGGTCGGACGGATATGTCCGGTCAGTCGCGCGAACGACTCGTCGAGAGTCTCCGAACCCTTCTCGACCGGATCCCCGAAACGGTCGAAGAACTGTACGCGGGCCACGGCGACGTGTTCCGTTCAGAGTCCGGCGGCGACTCCGTACAGGACGTAATCGAGCGAGCACTCTCGCGTGCGGAGCGGCGCGAACCGAAGTATCCCGACGACTAA
- a CDS encoding preprotein translocase subunit SecD family protein, with translation MSPSRRTTLGLMGTGVVALLSGCSSVTGPDGETATQPSTTDESNGGDDSASGDTTSGANTADGPTNFEIRLVGPVGTETDPTLFTDAEIKSVGAVEQQRDSLYGLPVTLTDEATTETSETLQSVGVAENPDEFELVQRHDGEEVTRFEISRNLASKIAEGEWDGEFVLMFKSREKAAELRKTLTEG, from the coding sequence ATGTCGCCCTCCAGACGCACGACACTCGGGCTGATGGGGACTGGCGTAGTCGCCCTCCTCTCGGGCTGTTCGTCGGTCACGGGACCTGACGGCGAGACGGCTACACAACCGAGTACGACGGACGAATCGAACGGCGGAGACGATTCAGCATCCGGCGACACAACGAGCGGAGCGAACACAGCCGATGGACCGACGAACTTCGAGATTCGACTGGTCGGCCCGGTCGGCACGGAGACGGACCCGACACTCTTCACCGACGCCGAAATCAAATCAGTAGGAGCGGTCGAACAGCAGCGGGATTCGTTGTACGGTCTTCCCGTCACACTCACAGACGAAGCGACGACGGAAACCAGCGAGACGCTGCAGTCCGTCGGCGTCGCGGAGAACCCCGACGAGTTCGAACTCGTCCAGCGGCACGACGGCGAGGAAGTCACCCGGTTCGAAATTTCACGAAACCTCGCGTCGAAGATAGCCGAGGGAGAGTGGGACGGAGAGTTTGTGCTGATGTTCAAGAGCCGTGAAAAGGCGGCGGAACTGCGGAAAACGCTCACCGAAGGCTGA
- the trxA gene encoding thioredoxin, whose product MTVRLKDFYADWCGPCKTQDPILDELEEEYADVEFEKVDVDEEQDVANEYQVRSLPTLIIENDDGIVDRFVGVTQREDLEDALQKAGA is encoded by the coding sequence ATGACCGTTCGACTCAAGGATTTCTACGCCGATTGGTGCGGTCCGTGTAAGACGCAGGACCCGATTCTGGACGAACTCGAAGAGGAGTACGCGGATGTCGAGTTCGAGAAGGTCGACGTGGACGAAGAACAGGACGTGGCCAACGAGTATCAGGTTCGCTCGCTTCCGACGCTCATCATCGAGAACGACGACGGCATCGTCGACCGATTCGTCGGTGTCACCCAGCGCGAAGATCTCGAGGACGCCCTGCAGAAAGCAGGCGCTTGA
- the npdG gene encoding NADPH-dependent F420 reductase, whose product MRIALLGGTGDIGEGLALRWAYHTDHDIVIGSRDPEKARAKADEYETELSSRGRDVKVTGFENKMAADRARIVVLAVPPYHVADTIEAVEDSLSEDDVLVTPAAGVKRDDDGFHYHPPKAGSVTQLVADAAPDGIPVVGAFHNLAAGRLANLDAELDIDTLVVADDFDAKDTVSRLAEEIDGLRALDAGGIANAAEVESVTPLLINVAQNNDGMHDLGVRFR is encoded by the coding sequence ATGCGAATCGCACTCCTCGGTGGGACCGGTGACATCGGTGAAGGACTCGCCCTTCGCTGGGCCTACCACACGGATCACGACATCGTCATCGGGTCGCGCGACCCGGAGAAAGCCCGTGCGAAGGCCGACGAGTACGAAACCGAACTGTCGAGTCGCGGCCGCGACGTGAAGGTGACCGGATTCGAAAACAAGATGGCCGCCGATAGAGCGCGCATCGTGGTTCTCGCGGTGCCGCCGTACCACGTCGCCGACACCATCGAAGCCGTCGAGGATAGTCTGTCGGAGGATGACGTGCTCGTCACGCCCGCGGCGGGTGTCAAACGCGACGACGACGGCTTCCACTACCACCCGCCGAAAGCGGGGAGCGTCACGCAGTTGGTCGCTGACGCCGCACCCGACGGCATCCCTGTCGTCGGCGCGTTCCACAACCTCGCAGCAGGACGACTCGCAAACTTAGACGCTGAGTTGGATATTGACACGCTCGTCGTCGCCGACGACTTCGACGCGAAGGACACTGTGAGCCGTCTCGCAGAGGAGATTGATGGTCTCCGCGCCCTCGATGCGGGCGGCATCGCCAACGCCGCGGAAGTCGAGTCGGTGACGCCGCTTCTGATCAACGTCGCGCAGAACAACGACGGGATGCACGACTTGGGCGTTCGGTTCCGGTAA
- the phnE gene encoding phosphonate ABC transporter, permease protein PhnE produces the protein MSTQGDRIQDALKNIRIAKRVRLLFSLVVFVLFAFIFTNALGEVGFSISEIVKYWPEFSEALGDFFPPGSLFGVIPFVDLGEYWAFIQDRNLLLTFENGNPVLGAMFVTFAMGFAGTVLGIPGALLLGVLGSERVTPYPFNFIFRGTMSVIRSIPALVWALIYIPLGGVSPFTATLAIGTDTMGNLGRLFTDALEEVEDGPIEAIESTGANGPQKVVFGMLSQVFTPFIAWTMYILEINVRIAVTMGLIGGGGLGQVLQTQRGLFKYTNMMATILVIFVLVVSVEFVSQRVRSYIRGNEEGTSFLKLIVEFPQRMARSMWQ, from the coding sequence ATGAGTACGCAAGGCGACCGGATTCAGGATGCACTCAAAAACATCCGAATCGCAAAGCGAGTCCGACTGCTGTTCTCGCTCGTCGTGTTCGTACTCTTCGCGTTCATCTTTACGAACGCGCTGGGCGAGGTCGGCTTCTCGATCAGCGAAATCGTCAAGTACTGGCCGGAGTTCTCCGAGGCTCTCGGGGACTTCTTCCCGCCGGGGTCACTGTTCGGTGTCATTCCGTTCGTTGACCTCGGTGAGTACTGGGCGTTCATTCAAGATCGAAATCTCCTCCTCACGTTCGAGAACGGAAACCCCGTTCTCGGCGCGATGTTCGTCACGTTCGCCATGGGATTTGCCGGGACAGTTCTCGGTATCCCCGGTGCGCTCTTGCTAGGCGTTCTCGGATCCGAACGCGTGACGCCGTACCCGTTCAACTTCATCTTCCGCGGAACGATGAGCGTCATCCGTTCCATTCCGGCGCTCGTGTGGGCGCTCATCTACATCCCGCTTGGCGGCGTCTCCCCGTTCACGGCGACGCTCGCTATCGGGACGGACACGATGGGGAACCTCGGCCGCCTGTTCACCGACGCACTCGAAGAAGTCGAAGACGGTCCGATCGAAGCTATCGAGTCCACCGGCGCGAACGGCCCGCAGAAGGTCGTCTTCGGGATGCTATCGCAGGTGTTCACGCCGTTTATCGCGTGGACGATGTACATCCTCGAGATCAACGTTCGTATCGCCGTCACGATGGGCCTCATCGGCGGCGGCGGTCTCGGCCAAGTGCTTCAGACCCAGCGCGGACTGTTCAAGTATACGAACATGATGGCGACGATTCTCGTCATCTTCGTGCTGGTCGTCTCCGTGGAGTTCGTCAGCCAGCGCGTCCGGTCGTACATCCGGGGTAACGAGGAAGGAACGAGCTTCCTCAAACTCATCGTGGAGTTCCCCCAACGGATGGCGCGCTCTATGTGGCAGTAA
- a CDS encoding preprotein translocase subunit Sec61beta, with the protein MSSGQNSGGLMSSAGLVRYFDAEDRNAIRLDPKSIVAFGLLFGVGVLVLNVVAF; encoded by the coding sequence ATGAGCAGCGGACAAAACAGCGGTGGCCTCATGTCCAGTGCGGGTCTCGTTCGATATTTCGATGCCGAGGACCGCAACGCCATCCGTCTCGACCCCAAAAGCATCGTCGCGTTCGGCCTCCTGTTCGGTGTCGGCGTGCTGGTGCTGAACGTCGTCGCCTTCTGA
- the hisE gene encoding phosphoribosyl-ATP diphosphatase, giving the protein MTDEADSDDAVLDALFSTIESRKAELPEDSYTTTLFTHEKGENYVLEKIGEETTEAILAAKDDETEELLAESADLVYHLLVLLSMKDASLDDLRDELKERF; this is encoded by the coding sequence ATGACTGATGAAGCCGATTCCGACGACGCGGTGTTAGACGCGCTGTTCTCGACTATCGAGTCGCGGAAGGCGGAGCTACCCGAGGACTCGTACACGACAACGCTGTTTACCCACGAGAAGGGCGAGAACTACGTCTTGGAGAAGATCGGTGAGGAGACGACCGAAGCGATTCTCGCGGCCAAAGACGACGAAACCGAGGAACTACTGGCTGAGAGCGCCGACTTGGTCTATCACCTCCTCGTCTTGCTCTCGATGAAGGACGCCTCGCTTGATGACCTGCGGGACGAACTCAAAGAGCGGTTCTGA
- a CDS encoding endonuclease dU: MTPTVKSGTRALGIAESYTDDGVEAESVLCGAVVRADRVIDGAAYGTCTVGGTDVTDVIRGLFSNLGREDVRLVFVAGVAPAWFNLVDLRRLADAVDRPVLSVSFESSSGLRSALKAAFSGEELDTRLAVYESLPPRRRVTVGDDTVFVRSVGISDDEAARAVRAYTPTGGRPEPLRVARLLARSGREWRDREAP, encoded by the coding sequence GTGACACCGACGGTCAAGTCGGGCACGCGCGCACTCGGCATCGCGGAGTCGTACACTGACGACGGGGTGGAGGCGGAGAGCGTGCTCTGTGGCGCAGTCGTCCGCGCCGACCGTGTCATCGACGGCGCGGCGTACGGGACGTGTACCGTCGGTGGCACCGATGTAACGGACGTTATACGAGGACTTTTTTCGAACCTTGGACGCGAAGACGTCCGTCTGGTATTCGTCGCGGGCGTCGCTCCCGCGTGGTTCAACCTCGTTGATCTCCGGCGTCTCGCAGACGCCGTTGACAGGCCCGTTCTCTCCGTCTCGTTCGAGTCGAGCAGCGGGCTTCGATCTGCGCTGAAAGCGGCGTTTTCGGGCGAGGAACTCGACACCCGACTCGCAGTGTACGAGTCGCTTCCACCGCGCCGTCGTGTGACTGTCGGCGACGACACTGTGTTCGTCCGATCCGTCGGAATAAGCGACGACGAGGCGGCGCGTGCCGTCCGCGCGTACACACCGACGGGTGGCCGACCCGAACCGCTCCGTGTCGCGCGGCTTCTCGCCCGCTCGGGACGCGAGTGGCGCGACCGTGAGGCACCGTGA
- a CDS encoding DUF7534 family protein, with translation MGDTLHHLSRFLFVMLAVDALGLGVWAILPETVGIRQLVLLGTLIVAPLIAFLVTYGPEFQSA, from the coding sequence ATGGGCGACACGCTCCACCATCTCTCGCGCTTTCTCTTCGTGATGCTCGCCGTGGACGCACTCGGTCTCGGTGTCTGGGCGATTCTCCCGGAGACGGTCGGTATCCGACAGCTCGTCCTCCTTGGGACGCTCATCGTCGCCCCGCTGATCGCCTTTCTCGTCACCTACGGTCCCGAATTCCAGTCCGCTTGA
- a CDS encoding 50S ribosomal protein L40e, giving the protein MPTNDAATKRTLEKQICMRCNARNPARATSCRKCGYKNLRPKSKERRAA; this is encoded by the coding sequence ATGCCAACCAACGACGCCGCGACCAAGCGAACGCTGGAGAAGCAGATCTGCATGCGCTGTAACGCGCGCAACCCTGCGCGTGCGACGAGTTGCCGCAAGTGCGGCTACAAGAATCTTCGACCGAAGTCGAAAGAACGCCGCGCCGCGTAA
- the pdxT gene encoding pyridoxal 5'-phosphate synthase glutaminase subunit PdxT: MIHAGVVAVQGDVSEHAAAIRRAADAHGENVDVVEIRQSGHIPDCDVLLIPGGESTAISRLLRREGIDEEIRDHVAAGKPVLATCAGLIVSSRDAKDDRVETLDLIDVSVDRNAFGRQVDSFEAPLDIAGMDDPFPAVFIRAPLIDDVDDGVEVLAEWDGTPVAVRQGPVVGTSFHPELTADSRLHDLAFFDHVEAEAAD, translated from the coding sequence ATGATACATGCAGGCGTCGTCGCCGTGCAGGGCGACGTATCCGAACACGCTGCGGCCATTCGCCGCGCCGCGGACGCCCACGGTGAGAACGTCGATGTTGTCGAGATTCGCCAGTCCGGTCACATCCCCGACTGCGACGTACTCTTGATCCCTGGCGGCGAATCGACAGCCATCTCTCGTCTCCTCCGCCGGGAAGGAATCGACGAGGAGATACGCGACCACGTCGCCGCCGGAAAGCCCGTACTGGCGACGTGTGCGGGACTTATTGTTTCCTCCCGTGACGCGAAAGACGACCGTGTGGAGACGCTTGACCTCATAGACGTGAGCGTAGACCGCAACGCGTTCGGTCGGCAGGTAGACAGTTTCGAGGCACCGCTCGACATCGCCGGGATGGACGACCCGTTCCCGGCGGTGTTCATTCGTGCGCCTCTCATCGACGACGTAGACGACGGCGTCGAAGTGCTGGCCGAGTGGGACGGAACGCCCGTCGCCGTGCGCCAAGGCCCCGTCGTCGGCACGTCTTTCCACCCCGAGTTGACCGCCGACAGTCGCCTCCACGACTTGGCGTTCTTCGACCACGTGGAAGCCGAAGCCGCGGACTGA
- a CDS encoding TIGR01548 family HAD-type hydrolase, whose protein sequence is MHADAVVLDVDGVLVDVADSYRRAIVESIARLYDRTIDKSDVQQFKDAGGFNNDWELTYAAALYLLADDREPISIAEFTDRIHERGGGLDAAEAVTEAHLDADDYDAVREAWDPEGLRAAFQALYLGADLYRELEGSEPPFEASGYIHDEPIIVEGETLDYLTSNHRVGVLTGRPAAEADIALTRVRLAVPENHRFTMDDWEEGKPNPRALTTLADRLGAESVVFVGDTLDDVRTAVNAAEEDPEHTYHGVGVLTGGLTGDEGREKYESVGAAAVVGSVNDLPELLTDEG, encoded by the coding sequence ATGCACGCAGACGCAGTCGTCCTTGATGTGGACGGCGTTCTCGTCGATGTGGCCGACTCGTATCGTCGCGCCATCGTGGAGTCGATAGCGCGACTGTACGACCGGACGATAGACAAATCAGACGTTCAGCAGTTCAAGGACGCAGGCGGATTCAACAACGACTGGGAACTGACGTACGCCGCGGCGCTTTATCTTCTCGCGGACGACCGGGAACCGATCTCTATCGCGGAGTTCACAGACCGAATTCACGAACGGGGTGGCGGTCTCGACGCCGCCGAAGCCGTCACCGAGGCACACCTTGATGCCGACGACTACGACGCAGTCCGCGAGGCGTGGGACCCCGAGGGACTCCGCGCCGCGTTCCAAGCGCTCTACCTTGGCGCGGACCTCTACCGCGAACTCGAAGGCTCCGAGCCACCGTTCGAGGCTTCGGGCTACATTCACGACGAACCCATCATCGTCGAGGGGGAGACGCTCGATTACCTCACCTCGAACCACCGCGTCGGTGTCCTCACGGGACGCCCGGCCGCCGAGGCAGATATCGCGCTGACTCGCGTCCGTCTCGCCGTCCCCGAGAACCATCGGTTCACGATGGACGACTGGGAGGAGGGCAAACCCAACCCCCGCGCCTTAACGACGCTCGCGGACCGCCTCGGGGCGGAGTCCGTCGTCTTCGTCGGTGACACGCTCGACGACGTTCGAACCGCCGTCAACGCCGCCGAGGAAGACCCAGAGCACACGTACCACGGCGTCGGCGTCCTCACCGGTGGCTTGACCGGCGACGAGGGACGCGAGAAGTACGAGTCGGTCGGTGCCGCCGCTGTTGTTGGGTCGGTGAACGACTTGCCGGAACTGCTCACCGACGAGGGGTAA
- the phnD gene encoding phosphate/phosphite/phosphonate ABC transporter substrate-binding protein: MPSRRKFLKTTGATGVAGLTALSGCTGDGNTTEQSTTTNTDGSTATETTTEGTTTGSSSKDSIMFALTPAESDVDVEKQYKPLFNYIESEVGVTVDSTVAADYAAVMQAMKSGQADIADASPSIAIQGGNEDVTKVIGIRVAYGASRYFSLMTTTPDSGIEKLSDLKGKNVAFADRLSTSGSLFPLYMLSKAGLDTGGAPDGKPKGFSAKFSDHSTARETLINRDDVVAAGTGAFSTASHIPKDQFPKQFLDISAENDGDLGSESPELKLLAASDPIPRAPILGRAEMDQSLYSDIKTALLDVSKEDLINDDLKDDQQLWFTGVDKGSVDDYQPVQNVLDELGVTLGQ, encoded by the coding sequence ATGCCGAGTCGACGCAAATTCCTCAAGACGACAGGTGCCACCGGTGTTGCCGGTCTCACAGCCCTCAGTGGTTGTACCGGAGACGGCAACACTACCGAACAATCGACGACGACAAACACCGACGGAAGTACGGCAACCGAGACAACGACGGAAGGGACGACAACTGGGTCTTCCTCCAAAGACTCCATCATGTTCGCGTTGACGCCCGCCGAGTCGGACGTCGACGTCGAAAAGCAGTACAAGCCGCTGTTCAACTACATCGAGAGCGAAGTCGGCGTCACCGTCGATTCGACGGTTGCGGCCGACTACGCGGCAGTGATGCAGGCGATGAAGAGCGGACAGGCGGACATCGCTGACGCTTCACCTTCGATTGCGATCCAAGGCGGAAACGAAGATGTGACGAAGGTCATCGGAATCCGCGTCGCGTACGGTGCATCGCGGTACTTCTCGCTCATGACGACGACGCCCGACAGCGGCATCGAGAAGCTCTCCGACCTCAAGGGCAAGAACGTCGCGTTCGCGGACCGCCTCTCTACCAGTGGGTCGCTGTTCCCGCTGTACATGCTGAGTAAGGCCGGTCTCGACACCGGCGGCGCACCCGACGGCAAACCCAAGGGCTTCTCGGCGAAGTTCTCGGACCACTCGACGGCGCGCGAGACGCTCATCAACCGGGACGACGTTGTCGCCGCCGGAACCGGTGCGTTCTCGACGGCATCGCACATCCCGAAAGACCAGTTCCCCAAGCAGTTCTTGGATATCTCCGCCGAGAACGACGGCGACCTCGGCAGCGAATCCCCCGAACTGAAGCTGCTCGCTGCGTCCGACCCCATCCCGCGCGCGCCGATTCTCGGCCGTGCAGAGATGGATCAGTCGCTCTACTCTGATATCAAGACGGCGTTGCTCGACGTGAGCAAAGAGGACCTCATCAACGACGACCTCAAAGACGACCAGCAGCTCTGGTTCACGGGCGTCGATAAGGGCTCCGTCGATGACTACCAGCCCGTCCAGAACGTACTCGACGAACTCGGCGTTACGCTGGGTCAGTAA
- a CDS encoding UPF0146 family protein: protein METVVRDALVARLSQYETVTEIGVGRRPSVAVALADAGCDVTVTDVHSFDLPSELHFVADDVVVASDRDDPGPAYHADAIYALNLPPELHRPARDVAAAVDAEFLFTTLGFDSPTVPCETETIADGAETLYVVPAGRKE, encoded by the coding sequence GTGGAAACCGTAGTTCGAGACGCTCTCGTTGCCCGTCTTTCGCAATATGAGACAGTCACAGAGATTGGAGTCGGTCGCCGTCCGTCGGTGGCAGTCGCGCTCGCGGACGCCGGGTGCGACGTGACCGTCACCGATGTTCACTCGTTTGACCTTCCGTCGGAACTCCACTTCGTTGCGGACGATGTGGTGGTTGCGAGCGACCGCGACGACCCCGGTCCCGCGTACCATGCCGACGCGATATACGCGCTGAATCTGCCGCCTGAACTTCACCGTCCCGCCCGGGATGTGGCCGCCGCCGTCGATGCGGAGTTTCTCTTTACGACGCTCGGCTTTGATTCTCCGACGGTCCCCTGCGAGACGGAGACGATAGCCGACGGGGCCGAGACGTTGTACGTCGTCCCCGCCGGTCGGAAAGAGTAA